The Plectropomus leopardus isolate mb chromosome 1, YSFRI_Pleo_2.0, whole genome shotgun sequence sequence CTTGGTGACCCGCAGACGAACGCTGCTCCTCATCCTGCTCTCCTGGGCTGCAAGCTTTCTGCTGGCTCTTGCGCCCCTAATCTTCAGCAGCAACTTCACTTTGGAGTACAACGAGTGCAGCCGTATGTGTAACTACACCCCACTACTGTTCAGAGGCCAGCTGCCGCCTGATGCCAACATTTTGCTGTTATTCCCAGCATTTGACTTCACACTGCTTGGGGGCACATTAGCAGTTAACATTGTGTCCTTCACCAGCATCCGACGGTACTCCCGAAAACGCAAACTGCTGTCAGAGGGGAGTCTGAGTGatgcagggggaggaggaggagggggagggtgCCCTCACAGACCCTCCTTTTCAGACATTAAAGCTGCCAAGACAATTGGCATCCTGACATTCGCCTTCACAGCGTCCTTCTCTCCCATCGCAGTATTCGTGCTCGGGAACGTGGTGGGATACACCTGGTgcaacttttccttttttgccttcTGGATCCTGACAGGAAACAGTTGCTGTAATGTCATTATCTACAGTGTCAGGGACCACCGCTTCAGGAAGGGCGTGACCCTGCTCTTTCAGCGAGACCACTCCCCCCCACATGGGGAGAAGTCCTGAGGGATACATGAATTTAAAAGCAACAAGCATATGGTATATGGCTGCTTTCCAGGAAATTTGATCCTAAAGAAATAGTTTCACATTTTCGGAAATGTGCATATTCTCTTTTTTGCTGAGAAGAAGATGCCACTGCTGTTTAGTAAATATGTAGCAAGAGCCAGGAGCTGGGTAGCTTATCATATGGACTGGAAACAGGAGGGAAACATTTAGCCTAGTTTCAGTCTTTGGGCCCATCAGCTATTGTCTGATGATAATAAATCCTAACAGGGCAACTGTCAATATTTTGCAGGTTCCTTTAAAGCAAGTATCCAGGCCAAGACGTCTTCTTCTACAAGGCATTGCCAACAATTTGATAGCAACTTGACTCTGGACACCATTTTAGCATGTGTATGcagataaataagaaaaaacaaaacaaatgaaaagctAAATTGTCACCAGGCAAAAGCTAGTGGTTTTGAAGATTGCATTTCAGGCCAGTACATTCTGCATCCTTTTCTTCTCAACACGAACCATTTACCTGCAGGCAACCAAAGCTGGCTCACACATGATTGGTTAATACTTCTTAGACTACAAACTGACACCAATACCAAAATCTGGTCCCATAGCCTAAAGATTCTGCCTGTATATTAGTGTTGTTAAAATACTGACACATATTGATCctgaatattttgaaatctttttgaatatttatactCATATTGCAGTATCGATACACCAGTACCAGCCGcacctctccttctcttttacTGTTAAAGTTcattacagtcattctgctgctctctgccaCTAACTAAGGAAAGAAAAGGCATAGCTGTCATTTTATAGACTTGTcgtggggtttttttaatacaattttagaGTTGATGACTTCaacgtcatttttttttatcggAATAGTCATATGCTATGacctaaagttaaaaaaaatctgcctgaCAGTTGTGTTGATAAGAAATGACATGCCTCATTTTAAGTTTCATGCTGTTACGTGAGATTTGCTACCCACTGATTGAGCCAGACCAGTTTGCTTTCCCATGTTTCCAGTCTTCATGCAAAACtatgaaaaacatttcctgGCGACAGCTTCAAATGTACGTTACATCCATGAAAGTGGtctcaatcttctcatctaactcttggcaagaaagtgCATGTTCCATCTgtcaaattatttctttaatttatatGTAACTCttgaaattaacacaaaataggcaatacaaacataaaaagaaatgaaatccTTACTGTGAATTGTAAATGGAAGccaaatttaaaatctttgacCTCCATCCAAATTTGACCTTCGGACAATTTGTTGCCTTCCTATATCATCAAACATCAGAGAGCTTTTATGAGTATTTAAAGGACTTTAGGAAATAAACTAACTACATCTCCAGGAGCAGTACTGAAATCCACAATAACCACAAAGTTCGTGGTTATTATGTAATTTGTGGGTTTGTCAtcaattattttacagtgtgtgtgtgcgtgtgtgtgtgtgtgtgtgtgtgcgtgtgtgtgtgtgtgtgtgtgtgtgtgtgtgtgtgtgtgtgtgtgtgtgttttaagaaaTCTTGCCACTGCTTGCTCTTTGGAATAATGTGGATGACAAATGTTTTGGTGGAGGAAGCAGGTCAGGTCATAGATTTGATTCTGTTGTGGTGGCCTACATGAatttatttaatctaatttcAATCTGTTGTGATAATAATCTGCCTCAAGTATCAGAAATGCACTTTATCAGTTACAACGTGAGccatttgctgtttattttttagcatttatcttttaaacattGGTAATTTCTGTTTAAGCAAATgtgaataaaagaataatttaaatattatcaAATCAGTATAGACTAAATGAATGGGATGCCAACCACAGAGATTTAGCATAAAGAGCATTATGATTATAGCAGACCCTCATACTGTGCCGGCCTATCTTTTCAGGGTATAATGTATATGTAACATTAAATAATCTCACCAGTGTGTCAGCAACAAGTCTTGTGTATTGTTTGGAATTCTGTATTGTACAATTtgacaatataatatatatatataaatgaggGTGAAGAGCATTTTGCAGCATAAAATGGCcatattttcatttatgatAAAATTGCTGTATTGTTGCATGTGATTCGGTCATAACTGACAGACCTTTAAAATGGTAACAATTTAGCTACAGaatcaacaataaaaacctGACTAACCTAACTAATACACACAAtatcaacataaaaataaaagacacacatattttttcccattgacCCGGAAGTGCCCATAAAagaagcagtttcacattttggaaaatatgcttAGTTGCTTTTGTCTCCACTTACTGCTGCTGAAcaaaaatgaaggcaaaataACCCAGACCGGGCTGCTGCCATGTTgagctggtgatgtcatttggagccagagtctgtgcagtagttATCTCTGCAgtatcgggggggggggggggggggggggggggggggggggttggctttatttttgtggAGCTATCATGTTATCgatctttatgtacagtctgTACCGGTAGCTTCATATGAAAAAAAGCGGCATCAATTTTCCCTCCCatctttatcaaaaaaacatattttccaaaatgtcaaattattcctttaaaaccaACTGACTGACAATCCAATGCACGTTCATGgaagcatgtttgtttttaatgtaaaggtTGTTGTAATGTTCTGCAAGTTGACCCACTAACAGCCATCAGGGAATTTAATGGTCAACGATGGTTAACATGTTATGTGTGAACTTCACTGAATGAATGATTATCTTACAAGTACAAATTTTAtagccatttttgcattttccagcAAAAACTATCATAATTTTTCTGGATTAAAATTCATGTTACAATCATGTTTCAAGTTTGAAATCTGCAGCGTCATAATCAACATTGGTTGTGTAAGAAAAGAAGTGATTATTATTGTGCTGATATTGAATCACTGTACAGAGTTGTATCAGTAGTGCATAATTCATCAGTGGTGGTTACATCAGATTTggaaataataaatgtgttttggaaCATTTCATTTGTGAGTTTCATGGGGTTCAGTGTGACAGTTATGCACTCAGCTCACTGCTGTAATATTCACAGCCTCAGCAGTTACACAAGCTGCTGGAAAACAACTTCAGCATTTCTTTATTTACCCTGGAGTATTACAGCTTTATCCAAATGATTGGCCATGTTATGTAATGTGTAGAAGGAGCTACCGTAATATCCGGATAGCTGGATGCCCAGTATGAGAGAATCTTTGACAGGtaagaaagaaaagtcaaatGTTTCACCTCTACATTGAAACATCTAAACCAGCACATCTTAAAGCTGGGAATGCTATAATAAGGTTTCAAAACGGGGACTGTCCATTGTTGTGACGGCCCAAATTTCCAAAACCCTCCAAAAAATTGTCCCATTGGATTGAAAGACCAAACTACACACTGCAGTTAAGGCAATGCAGTTGCGAGAAAAAATGTTCttactgtatgtttctgtaaacaacTGATGTGTTACATTTTGGACATTATTTTGTGGCGGTTATGTTGAAAGTTAATGTTTCTTATAAAACACTTACGTTTAGTAGTACAAAATTCACTAAGTTTGGTGTCTCAAAAGGATGGTTGCTTAAATGCCGCTGGGAAACGGTGCAAAGGGTCTGTAAAAATACCTTGAAAGGGTGGCTCAAAAGGCCTTAGGAAACACTGGGAAGGGTCAGTAAAAACATCCAGGATCAGGCTCAAACTCAGCTAGGAAATGGCGCAATGGTTCTGTAAAAACCCCTGGGAATGATGGCTCAAATGACACTGGGAAACGCCAGGAAGGGTCGGTTAAAACATACGGATCCGGTGGCTCATACTCTGCtggggaaaaagaaacaaaccacaGGGAGAGTTTATTTTTAGAGAAATAGGACTTTGGAGCAATGGGATTATGGGCCATGAGAAAAATGGACTTTCagtccaatgggacattttttagaaaaattggGGTTCAGAATTTTGTGCCCTCTGAGCAATGGCCTCATTCAGGTGGTAAAAGCCTGGTTCACTGGTGGAGATCCCTGCAGAGAAATCCATTCCAGCATTGACAACTTCtgcctacactgcaaagcatccactaaaaaggaaaacagactTATcagaaaaagagtttaaaagAAAGTCTGACAATAAATGCAACATGTCAATATTGTTCGCAAATCATTtcagagatggaaagaaaatgttgctaatgGCTTAGCCTTCTGCGAAACGCAGCCAAAAATTCATGGCTGCAGCTAcgttcatgtttcatgtttataCAGCTAGCTAGAGCTTCGACCACATTATGCCATCTCAGCTTTACAAGCCCACAAgtttgcaaagaaaacaaaatggtaATTCTTGTAGAATTGCGTCTATATAAATGGCAACAGGATCAAATCATAATCTGGCTGATTTAAATTATTGACTAGTGTTCATATAGATCACTGTATGAAGGGAAAGTATCTGCCCATGCTCGCCTGGGGATGGGAGAGCTGCAGGGGGgcttcattttcaaattttggcttttttcaataaaattgcCTACTCCAGCTTTAAGCCTAAGGCCACAGAAGGGAGGATCAAATTTCCTAGTGacccaaaatgtaatttgagtgtgtgtttgcagatatGAGGAaaagtgtttgtattttacagTTACTCTGTTACAGAGTGATCATAAAATTTGAGAAGACACCAGAGAGCGAGGCCAGAGAGGTGAGAGGCTGATTGCTAATGTCAGCAGCAATGTGATAAAAGCGTAATCCACCTCCGGTCCCAGCGTGAAATAGTTGTAGTAATAGTGGTTTATTctgaacatgtgaaaaaaattcaatcaTAAAGTAGTGGACAGACATaagaaatacattacaaaagaaGATGTgaacaataatgtttttcttgtctAATGTTTAATAAATGATCTGACACTACTCATGTGATCGAGacaaagagtgagagagacccCGTAGTCATAAAGACAGCGGAGGAGAACAGAGGccatgaaagagagagaataaatcATGGATCCTCATGCAGCGTTATGTGACCAATAAGCTTAAATCTCACATATACATCATATCATTAATTAATGCATAGTCCTGTGAACAGCCTGATTTGTATTTAGAGTGCAGACTCATGAATCCTTTCATTATATCATTACATTAACATTCCCATGAATTGTGTTCTTTGTGCCTGGTGTTACATCTTTGGCAGCTACTTGCTGGTAACACTGTTCACTGTCCAAACGCTGTCACACAGCTTTTGTGGATTTAATCACATAACTTAGATAATTGGCTGCAGGGACATGGCAGCAGTCCAAGACGTATGTTATTGTCAACTGTTCACATGCAAGTCTGTGTATCTGCGTTGAAGCATTAAAGTCCCTTTGTTATCgctattttttaatattttgttacagTCATTACAATCAGATGTCAAACTTAGACACGCTATAAATCTGCATTAGTGTCCCCATGGCAgtcattaaaattacaaatatgatGAAGCATCTACTGTGTTGGGGGAGTTGCTTCCCTGGGCTGCCATAATAATGGTTCTACCACATGCATCATCTGTCATACATGCCACCAGCTCTAACTTCCCATATTGCACCAGTTATTATATTTGAACATTGGCTCTTATTCATAGCTCACTTCATAATCCTCATTATCATTTCCTGAGCTCTTAATGGTCAGGCTCAGAGATACATTACTATATCTAGTATAACCAGAAAGTAAGTAAGAGGTCCTATGAACGGGGCTTGTTGGATTTATCTAGCCTGACATCGCCTGATCAAATCGCAAATGCAAATTAATTACAGACTGTATCATAGACAGTATAGGTCAAAAATCCCGCCGCCCTCCATGTTATGACTTCTAcatctacttatgatgttttaggtatccttatgCATCCGCTGTTCATACTCCAAGATGTAGTTagtgtgatgtcaacaaatgcacatggtgggataaagCAGCAGGATCcttatgtttacaaaacagaacatggcaaccaacacggACCGTCacaatggttaggtttaggcaaaagaaggaaaaagacgCTGACCTTTAGCATTTCATGCGCACAGGACCAGTTCCATTTTTTACAGCAGGAGGAAGTGGAAAGACACATTGTCCATATGACATTGTTCTGAAATCTCTcaatatattttcagttttaaaggtGCCTTTTCAAGGGGTGTACATCAAAATGCCGCTGGACACAACTGGATAGACCTACAATAAATCAGAACAACTAAAGGTGATGTAGCACATTTCAGGTCGGAATTTTAATTACTCTTGCACCAACCAAATCTCCTGTAAGTTTATAATCAACTAATTTGCAACAACAACTGGCAGATATGTAACGCCACATGAATTACGGTTTCAACCAACGCTATGAAGAAAGGTTTCATAAACATGTCTGCTTAATGACAACATATTCCATGTTTTCCCTACAATATCTACAATTTACATTCATGTTTGCTGACTCCctgtcttcctcttcttcttcttcttcactatctttgtgtgtgctgctgtgtgttacATACAAATTGGGGATCCATTCATAAATACATCACTCCACAGCACTACTAGACATCAAAAACTCTTTAACATAGTCAGtgcaataattaaaacaaatatctttCTCTCTTATCTTTCTTATATGAGAAAAACTTATCTGAAGACCTGTTGACATTGCTGATGATTTTAAATAGCAGCAGAATATTTGCAAACTGGAATAATGGAAATTGAGTCGTGACTTCCAAACCTGAGTGTTGACACATTTTGATCCACCTTTAGCACAGGTGTGTATGGTTCCAAGAGAAATATACTGCAATAACAAAGTTTGAAAGCTTTAAAACTGTGGTTTG is a genomic window containing:
- the LOC121948219 gene encoding trace amine-associated receptor 13c-like isoform X2 codes for the protein MTALLPNISVPGSTAVLLPATDASFNLTAAAQAGLSSGQSLAPLCTLCCCGFLNRTLAVVFMVSLAFAIVVGNVVTLTVFVQTRQSRTPQGYLKVSLAIADMMVGVLVVPFSVYTEISLMVTSAPPIWYQGRSTSLATSSPLGGLVSPWQPCMLIGPVFAGCTFVSISTIFLMTMERSVAILRPLHKDALVTRRRTLLLILLSWAASFLLALAPLIFSSNFTLEYNECSRMCNYTPLLFRGQLPPDANILLLFPAFDFTLLGGTLAVNIVSFTSIRRYSRKRKLLSEGSLSDAGGGGGGGGCPHRPSFSDIKAAKTIGILTFAFTASFSPIAVFVLGNVVGYTWCNFSFFAFWILTGNSCCNVIIYSVRDHRFRKGVTLLFQRDHSPPHGEKS